The genomic segment gtgctcaaggtcagaggtcaaggtcttctgagccgtttaaactttgaacagcgtttctgtgacaaagtatgacgaagcagcgaggctccaaagtgaggtgggtttaatccacagcaacagctgcacacagacctgtgctgagggacctgcggttgccacggtgatttgcgaattcagtctggtcagagctcagactccctccaaaactctcccaaaattggctttggaccacctcccgaactacttcgaattgcgagcaaaccgtagctccgttcccaaaagcgaaaacaccgtgagaggcagaagagtctggggattccagcagtctttgtttgatttgaaaagtccttaaaatgagcgtgtagggacagtgcgaagtcagagtgaaattgtttttagtgaaaccttgatttgcattgcagtcaattggggcaaaagcaggtgttgctggcgctctgagcgcaactgtgtaaatttggtgaggagtagagctctccaacttagattttctgaatcccaagacctgtgtctacgttttcccaaaaaatcattcgtctccctttcacggtttggccgtgagctcgagttaaaaatgaaaatgtgggtgaaattttcacagtgctctcactctagttaacgagcctctccactctaacttggaggaaaaagtgaatcggactgctcctttgaacgctcgtagttcgaaaaccgtacggtttaggagaaaaaggtttgatgttctggaaagagcacaagatttcctccgttttaacgtttgaatgacatttctaggtgcacgtatgactgagctacgcgactgagaaaataggtgaaattcggaggcgatttttctccaaaccccattcattcctatggaagattttttgctggttttttgggaataactttgggaaaaatcggaaaatctactccccagaacttagcacacttgtcccgatcgagccgcacgttttgatatatatattgcagggctacgtcaagcggtacgacccgcattaactgcCGAAAAACGTGctataataagaataataagtatggagaagattaagtagtgcctcgtgctatgcacagaggcactacttctactgtgtagaagtagtggcctctgtgcttatagcccgtggcactaaataatagTAAACCAGAAAAACTTATAGGAGCTGTCTCACTGGACGATCTGGAGGACAGGACGTCTCTGTCCCTTcagtaaatacaaatataatgtTGTTATAAGTTGACGCAGgtgtcttttctctcctcatctgtGATGACATCCAGAAAAACGGCTGGTTCTTCATCACAGAAGTACAGACCAGAGTCATCCAGCCGAACTGCTGTCACAGTCAGCGCCTTGTCCACGGCTGAGACATGAAAGCGACCTCCCTGTGCGTCCTCGCTGGGCCTGATGATGCAGCTTTGTCCACCGGTCTCTCTTCTCCATGATGGAACTTCATCCTGtccaaaagcagcagcagggcaggaCAGACGGACGCTGGTCTTCACCTTCACGCTGACTCTGCTGGTTCCTGAGCACAGCCAACAAGTTTCCAAATTGATATCAAATCCAGCTCTACACAAGGATGTTTAAGAGAACTAATAAATCCACCTTGGATAAAAGTAAAATCCAAGATGGCCACTATTAAAAGAAGGGCAGTGTTTTCTAATTGCACATTTCCTGGGTGGTTCAGTgtcagacccagagtccaggcTGATGTTACCTGATGGGATCACGGTCAGATCTGCGGCTGGCTCACAGTTGCAGTAGTATCTGCCGGTGCTGGAGACAGAAGCTCTGAAAATGTGCAGAGATTTATCTGCTAACGAGCTGTATTGTTTGTGGGAGTCTTTAATGAGTCTGACGTCCCTGTCGCCGTCAACCCGCAGTATGTCCACCTTGTCTTTGCTCCACACCACCTGAGGCATCTCAGGGCGAGGACACGGCATGGAGGTGGATTCCTTCAGCCGGATTATCTGATGGATTATTTCTGTAACAAACACAGTTACATTCATAGAGACTGTGATGTTGCCTTCTGATTGTCTCACCAACCGGATCTGTATTAATCTCAACCGGCCGTCcggacttctgggactttgtgatgtcaaaacagagcaagccccgcccccaaatCCCATCCAGCCGTGTTTTAGCCaaaatctgctgtatttttattggtTGCATAGAACACAGTCACACAATCTGAAGtcatctcctctctgctgattgACAGACCTGAGAGAGGAGCTGGAAAACTGCACTGAGattctaaaaacaacaaacacgtCTTATTATGGATTTCCAcccttcaaaatgaaaaactgcaggTTTTAAGGAGGACAACTGAGAACGAAGTGTCAGCTGGTTACCTGCAGTGGCGTTCCAGCCCAGAATCAGGGCCAACAGGCAGCTGTAGATCTTCACCTCCATGTTGTCAAGTTGTTCTGAGCTCTGAACAGGAACAGAGTCTTTATAAAGCTCTTCAGAAAGAAGCCACAACTTCAGAAATATCTGCCTGTGGTCCACTATTGCCTTTCCTGTGAATTTAGGTGTGAAAACCATCACCAGTGACAAACACTGTGTTGCGTTGGTCGCTGTTTAGTGACTTGCCAATAATTTCATGATAATTTCAGGGTTCTTTGGGTAAATTCCCTGAAATGAAAAAGCCTATCAGCAGTCAGGATGTGTGTTGAGTGGAAATGATTGACCTCAGACCTCGCACACTGAAGCTGTAGCCCTGCAGACAACACGTCTCGTTCTAAAGGCCCTCAGTTTGAAAATGTTGGGTCAGATATGGAGAAAGGTCCTGTTTACAGTTTACATATTCACTTGGCCACACTGAAATTCTGATGAACTGTGCAGCTCTGCTTGTACTTCGGGATGAAACGCACAACGCACAAACGCAAATAACAGACTCTGACTCCTTCACTCTGTCTATGATTCATCAGTGACAGCAGAGATAATATGAGCTAATGTCCTCAAAAACCGCCAGAACGGAGAAGCTGATGTCATTACCTACTATGGAGATACCAAACAAGACAACACCgtctgtgacatcacacttCCGTTTAGAAACATCCATGTTTTGGATTTGTGAGAAGTTTTGAAGATTTAAGGTGTGTGGTCgaaattaatattaaaagaaaactcTTACACATATTAACttattatattttgatttatttcttatcATTTACATATGCTGTTCGGACAGCAGAAGAGCAGATGATGAGAAATTTCAGTCTGGATTCTTTTTACAGACAAACACTGAGAATTGGGGGAATACTCAAATAAGTCATGCTTAATGAACTGCACTGTAACTGCTGGGATCTCCACGTCATCTTCACCATCGTGGGCGGATCGGTGGGCGGGTTAGTGCCACCTCATCGTCTGTCAGTGGAGAGTGACCACAGAGTAGGCGACAGCTGACGGACCTGAGCTCCCCATGTCTGTAAAATGAAAGTTTCTCTGAGACTTTAACTGGATTAgtacagaacctggacctgatggACCTTTAAAGCTCATTTCTCACCTCGTGCCGTCCGACAGACTGATTCATCGTTCACTTCGTAATAGACCGGAGGTGCTTCCAGATTTTCTACCAAAATGTCACAGAATATTGGTAATTAACTCTGATGTCATCTCCAAAGGAGTGTTTACGTCTATTTTTggtttgaaatcattttatttcatttcacctctttgTTTGAGCCAAAACTTTCTATTTGAAAGGAAAGCAATGATGAcggcgaggaagaggaggacggaGGTCGAGGTTATTCCTATCACCATTTGGAGAAATAGCCGTTGGACTTCAGGAagaaagacaagacaaaaaggaggaaacgGTCAAACAGCATGAAGACCGACCTGCAGGAAACCTCAGACAGTTCAGCTCAGAATGTTCTATTTCAGtccattttaaatgtcattctgTTTCTGCAACAAATCTCCAACATACATGTTTACATgtctaattcattttaaagtcttCCTATTCAGCCACATCAGGAAGACGGAGCGGGAGAAGCTGGAAGAAACCGAAGGCCCGACGGAAGAGCCGGGAAACACGTGGACAGCGACGGTAACGGTGATCGTCATGGTAACAGGGAATTTTCAGGGAGGATTGGGAAGCTTTATTCCTGAATTCCACGATAAATAAAAGTGTATTTCACTTCTGAAGTTTTTAATACAGCAAAAGTTGAGAAAATAATTCCGTAAAGATAAAAAGTGAGGCTGTCATTTGTTGTCCTACCTTTGTTTGGGGttgaatgtgttgttgttgttgctgttgattttGTATGATGACCTTTggtgagaaaaatgaaaatgacaaataacaGACTTGAACTGTCCTCCTGTGAGTATCATTTCAATTAACAACatttaaatggcattttcaaatatttcttatttatatgTTTGTCCAGACTTAGTGTGAGTGGTGAGGTTACCTGATGGGATCACTGAAATCCTCATGACCTCTTTACCGTTACACAGGTACGTCCCGTCGTCTGCCTGGGTGACTTTGTCTATGTGCAGCGATTTATCTGATGATGTGCTGTAGTGTTTGTTTGGGCTCTCCgtgtgtattttctctctggTGCCATTCACTGTGAGAATCTTTTCAGtgatgttgtttctgtttctgctccacATCACTGTTTCGTTCACAGACTGAGGACAGGGAATCGtgatggggtttttttctttaagtacTTTGATCAGTAGTTCTGCAAAAGACAGGTAGTTATTGTCAGAGGAACACAGTTGGTCAGTTCTAattcaacatgaaaacacagatcaaatgtttccttcttgtccaaagaaaagttcctctcatgtgtttgggttgtttctatctttatctgatcaggagttctgctcattaatgatgaaaaatcagctccagataTCTGATTGTCCACgtctgaatgaaaaacatgtaacttgataaatgagaaaaatcttTACCTGATGTGAGATTACAGCCCAGAACCAGAACTAACAGGCAGCTGTAGATGTTGGCCCTCATCCTGGCTCACACTGAATGTTTCACACAGGAAGCCGTTTTTATCTGAGCTCAGAGGAGGATGTCTTCATTTGTCCTAAAATGAAAACCGCGGTCTCcagatatttttgtctttgtgcgGTTAGTTTAAACTGACAATGATGAATGATGTCACAGGCAAAAAAtgtgggaggaaaatgaaatgaatgtaatttGGGGtgagataaaacaaaataatgattattttctggTTTAGTTCTTTATTTTTAGAATCATTATCAGCAGCACACAAACCCCTTTGGcttaaagctaaaaaaaaaacaacaacaacaacaaacaaaatattaaagttTTTGTGAAAGAAATCTGGGTGAACAAGATGAATTGAATCAGCAaattgcaaaataaacaaagcaggATTCAGGAACTAAAGTTCAAGAGAACAAAACCACATTTGAAGGAACTTGGTTATTAGGTCAACCATGACGACAACCTGTTTGGTATCTTCTCACCATTTTAGGCGTTTAAATGTCATGCTGTCTGAGAAACCAGCAGGAGGGGAAGTCACAACTCAGAACGtctcttttgtcatttaaattctcaacagcagcaaaactAAACTCCAGTTCTGGATCCTCAGCCTGAGTCTGGACTCCATTTAGTCCAACTACACATAAACAtataaacctgcattctatctgaTGGCCAACAGGGGctggaaaataaatcagattacATTGAAGTGTATGGGGAAAGTCCCTTTAATTGGCTGAGAACAGAGGATTTAaaaactcacttcctgtttactgtCAGCTGATGAAGGATCACAGAGCACTCTCTGATTCTGCTGTGAGCTGGTCTTGGTTCTGGTCTTGGACCTTCTGCCGGACATATTTTGctgcaaaagacagaaaacaaacagtgagaTGTTGGACATCTATATATAGATTCATATTAATTGTAAATGGCTCATAATCTGGACTGATTTAGATGAAGGATTTAATAAATCTGACTTCAGATGCAGGTCAAACTGGCCTCACCTTCTCTCCAGGTGAAGATAAGGATGCTGACCATGGTGAATAAAAAGAGGATTCTAAGGGCCGTGTGAACAGACAGTCTCCACAGGGGAGGAGTATCTGGAAGACAGCAAGACATTCAGATTTAAAAGAATTTTTGATAcagatcaaaaaataaaaccttcaaCATGTCACATTTCATTCAAGTAATTGTCCTGCTTCAGACAGTTTGTACTGCAGAGTTCTTCCGTGTCTGAAAAAGGAAACGAGGCAGGTCCAGTGTTTGTGCTTGCTGTTTGATGCACCATGAAACACGCTCTGTAGTTTGTAGTTAGAGACATATGCATGTGTGGGTTTGGTCACTTCTGGTTGCCGACAGTCAAACGAAccaatgggttagggttagggttgatgCTGAAAGGTGATTGACACAGAGTCAGCATTTAAGTTTTACGTTTTTCGTGGATTTCTGGTTTCTCACCTTCATCATCTTTGTCACCTTTGGTCACGTTCAGGAACACAGCTGTTCCACCACATCTGTACAGTCCAGAGTCTTCTCGTTGTGCTCCTTTTAGAATTAAGCTCCTGCCCACAGTGGAGACAGAACCGCTGATATTTTGTTGCTCTCCAGCTCTTTCTTTGCTCCATTCTGGATGATCTGATTGTCCGACACCAGCAGAACAATTCAGAGTGATGTCTGTGTTAACTGAAGTGTTGATTATATTTGTCCctgtaaacaacaaaacactgagtgAGGATCAAACTCATGCTGATACGTATATGAATCATATTTCCTGATTTTTGTTCACTCagttgttgtggctgatctACAGTGAAATCTAAATTCTGAAGAAGCTTAAagtcaaatgttttgttaaCTTGTTGCAgaatagacagacagatgtttTCAGAAGAACAGTGATGAGTGTGGTGTTACCTGATGGGATCACCGTCAGTTCCACAGCTTCTTCATTGTTACACAGatatcttccactgtctgaagGAAAGGGTCTCTGAATGTGCAGTGACCTCCACTGATCAGCCACTACAGTGTATCGTCTTCGTGGGTCATTGTGTCTTTCCTCTGGGCCATGATCACCTGTAATTAATTCTACTTTAATTCCATTAGGAAACACTCGGCTCCAGGTCGCTTTACCCTCCACAGGCCGAGGACAAGGCAGATTCAACGGGCGCGTTACTCCCTCTACTTTATAGAttctttctgaaaaacacagaattttgagataaaaaaaataaatgatgccTCTTAGCATGAATGACTTTGACTCATGAAGAGTCCATTCAGGAAAGACAATTAAACTTTGAgcaagtaaataataaatatgatgtaTTAATAAGAATAATTACCTGCGGTGAGATGGCAGGCCAGCTCAAAGAGCAAAAAGCAGCTGAAGACTTGCACAGTCATCTTCACACTTCTTTCACTTGTAGTTTGCCTCCTCTTGAAGGTGAGAAGAGGAAGTAACCCTACATGCATACGACGTTCTTGTGGTCAGGTATGCCAGTGAATCACACAAAATGGATTCTGAGTACTGATGTTGGCCTGTGGTCTATTTATTTCCCAGGAGAGTAAAGTGcagttttgtgtatgtgcaaaTGAAATTGCAAATAGAATCGttgcattttcctttttttctggtcccaaataacaaacaagcacaacatTTGTCAATGAAAGTGCTGCAGTGGAATTGCTTCATTTGCACATTGACTTCTATTGGCTTCGGTGCAAAATGTATCGATAATTCTGATTATCGGTGTCGGTGTTGTTGTTATCAATGATTTTTGCTCCTTTAGTGTTTTCCGCTCTTGTCCTCCCAGCTCCAGGTGGCGCTGTGTTTTCTGACCGACAGAGGAGGACTGAGCCCAACATGGAGGCACAGGGCTGCCTTCTCTGCGGTTATGTAATAACTCCGCCTTTGTTGCACAAAACCAGGAATGAAAATGAACTCCTGAGTGGGAAGCACAGTCATATCTGATGGTTTGGTTTCATAAAGCTTATTTTTCCTGGTTTCTGATGCAGGAcacgttttatttttctaacGCTCGAATCAACGTGAGCTTCACTAGAACGGGATTCCCATTTCCTGGCAGCCTGTGATTGGCTGGGGCGCTTGTCAATCAAACACCAGCTCGACATTCTGTCTTTATGATTAGTTAATTTAACACGTCGATCAAATTTCGGCCCGCCGATTGGTCCAAATCATCTCTATAGCCCTCTATCCAGCTGATGGCTATCGGCGAAATTTAATTGGTCCGCTCGCCTGTCGATCACGCGGATCTTCCCTCTCATTGGCTGGTCCCGTGCATGTGGGCGGTGGGCTTTGGACAAACGTTTCCTTGTGTGTCATATGCGGAGCAGAAGGGAAGTCTCGGATAAATCCGCTCCGGAGGCTCCGGCCGGACCCAAACATCACTTTTCCCGCAGCGGAGAATCATCTCATCGGGAGTAATAAATGAAATCCCCGCCCGGTAGCAGCTAGCTCTCTGCATGCTAAAGCTATCGGTGGGAGCCGGTCGGTGTTAGCCGCTATCACGTCGCCGTCTGAGGCCGCCTTTGTGGCCATGAGCACCGACTTACTGTCGGAGCTGGACAGCCGGTTCTTCGCCGATAACCTGCTGACCAGCGAAGACTGGGGTGAGTGACCCGGGTGACCCCGGTGACCCCGGTGAcatgtttctgtgaaaatggCCTCCCGGTAAACTGTCCACTTTATTCATCATTAAATTCAACCAACATTCATTCACACTCATTATCGACACCGACGGATCACC from the Echeneis naucrates chromosome 11, fEcheNa1.1, whole genome shotgun sequence genome contains:
- the LOC115051288 gene encoding uncharacterized protein LOC115051288; translated protein: MTVQVFSCFLLFELACHLTAERIYKVEGVTRPLNLPCPRPVEGKATWSRVFPNGIKVELITGDHGPEERHNDPRRRYTVVADQWRSLHIQRPFPSDSGRYLCNNEEAVELTVIPSGTNIINTSVNTDITLNCSAGVGQSDHPEWSKERAGEQQNISGSVSTVGRSLILKGAQREDSGLYRCGGTAVFLNVTKGDKDDEDTPPLWRLSVHTALRILFLFTMVSILIFTWREAKYVRQKVQDQNQDQLTAESESAL
- the LOC115051289 gene encoding uncharacterized protein LOC115051289, whose translation is MRANIYSCLLVLVLGCNLTSELLIKVLKEKNPITIPCPQSVNETVMWSRNRNNITEKILTVNGTREKIHTESPNKHYSTSSDKSLHIDKVTQADDGTYLCNGKEVMRISVIPSGHHTKSTATTTTHSTPNKVQRLFLQMVIGITSTSVLLFLAVIIAFLSNRKFWLKQRENLEAPPVYYEVNDESVCRTARDMGSSGPSAVAYSVVTLH